Within bacterium, the genomic segment TAAGGATTCCGCTGGTGGCTTCGATGCGCACCTCGCCCATGGGTTCTCCTCAGGATGGAAGGCGAGCGTGGGGCTCGCGAAGGCCATTCCGGGCTTCTTTCGAGGCCGTTGAAGCAATGGGAAACATGAACCGTCCGTTATTACCTCACTCGCTACCCGGCCGTCAACGGCTCGGGGCGCGTCCGCGCCGCTCGCATCTCCGTCGTTGCGCCGCCCTCCGAGTTGACCCAGGATCCGGTCCGAGTCCGACACACCGAAGGAGAACCCGATGGGAATCGATGTCATTGTTCCTGTTTCCGCCCGCAAGACCTACGAGAATTGGCACTTCGCGCCGGCGGTTCGCCACGACGACCTGATCTTCTGCTCGGGTGTCGTGGGCCAGGGAGATTCCGCGGAGGAGGAGTTCCGCAATGCCTGGACTGCACTCGGGGTCGTTCTGAGCGAGGCTGGCGTCGGCTACGAAGACATCGTGGACAGCACCCTCTACATCGTCGATCTGGCAGAGAACGCTGCTGCAATGGCCAAGGTCAAGGATGAGTTCATCAAGGAACCCTATCCCGCGTCGACCTGGATCGGGATCACCTCGCTGGTCATTCCGGGCGCACGCGCGGAGATCAAGGTCACCGCGCGTCAGAAGAGCTGACGCGCGGGCCGGGCCGCTGCTGGAACGCGACGGTTCACGTCGGGTCCGGCACCTCGTAGTCATTCCGCTCTGCAGGGTCCTTCGACAGGTATTGCACGAACTCCCAATCGTTCCCTTCGGAGTCGGTGAAGTAGACGCGCTTTCGGTGGGGGTGATCGTTCGGAACGGTCGTGTCCTTGTAGCCGGCTGCGGCGAGGCGAAGCCGCAGGGCTTCGACGTCATCCACTTCGTACCCGAGGTGGTTCAGGCCGGGCTTTCCGGCGTAGGAGCGCCAGGGCTCCGCCGGTTCGACGGGTGCTTCGTTGACCGCGATGTAGGTCTCGTCGGTTCCGAGGTGCACCCAGCGCCAGCCTTGCCATGTCTTGCCCTCACTTCGGACGGCGTAGTCTGGGAACGCGAGTTGGAGGAAGCGAATCGTGGCATCGACATCGCGTACGGCGACGTTTGCATGCTCGAGGCGGGTACTCATGACGGATCTCCTTGGTGTGTTCTTCGAGCTTCGTCCCTCGTGGTTGGTGAGACAACCGAATGGACGGTTTAACATCAGGATGCTACTTCTTCGTCCATATGGACGATCTGCGAACCAACCTCGCATCGAATATCCGGCGTCTACGCGAAGCGCGCGGCCTTTCCCAGCAGAAGATGTCGCAGCTCTCGGGGGTTCCCCGGCCGACCTGGGCGAGCCTGGAATCCGGTTCGGCGAATCCGACCTTGAGTGTGCTCAGCCGCGCCGCCGCCGCACTTCAAGTTTCGATCGAAGAACTGATCGGCGCTCCGCGCACGGCGGCGCGTCTCGTGAAATCGGCCGAAGTCCGGGAGCGGCGAAAGCAGGGCGCCAGGTTGCGGCCACTGCTTCCGGAGGCGATTCCCGGTCTCGACATCTCCCGGATGGAACTGGAGCCCGGTGGCCAGATGGCTGGGGTGCCCCATACGGCGGGCACCCGTGAGTACCTGACCTGTGAGCGCGGAAAGATCGAGCTCGTTGCATCCGGTGAGCATTGGACGCTTGCTCGAGGTGATTCCCTGGTGTTTCGCGGCGACCAGCGGCATGCCTACCGCAACCTGGATTCGCGGCGGCCCGCGGTGGCGGTGACCGTGGTCTGCTTTGCCCCGGTGAGTGGCTGAAGAAGGCGC encodes:
- a CDS encoding VOC family protein, which produces MSTRLEHANVAVRDVDATIRFLQLAFPDYAVRSEGKTWQGWRWVHLGTDETYIAVNEAPVEPAEPWRSYAGKPGLNHLGYEVDDVEALRLRLAAAGYKDTTVPNDHPHRKRVYFTDSEGNDWEFVQYLSKDPAERNDYEVPDPT
- a CDS encoding helix-turn-helix domain-containing protein; this translates as MDGLTSGCYFFVHMDDLRTNLASNIRRLREARGLSQQKMSQLSGVPRPTWASLESGSANPTLSVLSRAAAALQVSIEELIGAPRTAARLVKSAEVRERRKQGARLRPLLPEAIPGLDISRMELEPGGQMAGVPHTAGTREYLTCERGKIELVASGEHWTLARGDSLVFRGDQRHAYRNLDSRRPAVAVTVVCFAPVSG